caTGTGCCTAGTAAATTCCCGCCTTGTGGCTAGCCTTGCGGGTTCCTCCTTGTGGCcttgaaacttttgtttatCAAGACCAACACTTGGTCATCTGCCTGACGGATTTCTGCCTAAAGATCTTTTAAAACCTCAGGATTATTATAATAGTATTTTGGAAGAAACCGattcagttaaaataaaacataattctgataaaaatcataaagaaATAATAGCGAACTCTTCTATTCAAATAAAAAGGGTTATCCATCCAAAAGATTGGCCAGCTCTAAATTTATATACTACActgacatttaaaaattttaaaaagtattgtaatttatgtaattattttgattatattgatgCATGGACAAATATTTTCAGTATTAAAATCCTACCACAACTCATTCGTGGTTAATATATTTTGACTAACAAAGCATTAAAGCAACCACCAGATTTCCAAATTGGTTTTTAAAATGGTGGCAGTACAGAGGTATTACTGAAGATATTCTATCTCAGGAAGTACTTCATGTATATcagtattttaaaagtaattataaGCCAGCCCAAAATGAAAAGTATATCCCtcatttaatgtatttttgtataaacttttttatttcttgGGTATACCAGTGGTATTTTGATTTTCAATATATAACAGAATTAAATATTCCAGTTATAGTAAAAACGCACAGAATAAAATAGTGGGGATCCTTCAGAAACTCTACCACGGAAGAAGTTGTAAAAAATTGGATAATCAAGAGAGCCCAGTTTCCAACTGTTTCTTATGCTGGTAAATTAACATTGCAAGGAGAACCCTCATTTGGTGCCCAGAAAACCCAATGTCAGGCCTTGTTAGCAGCAGCTAAAACTCCCGAAGAATATAAAATGATTTGTCAGCAAATGTTCAATCATCTTACTTCAGGAGAATCAGTGAAAAAGGAAGAGATAAAGCAAACTTCCAATAAAGAATCTTCAAAAAAATCCTCTAGTAAAAAAGTATCAAAGAAGGCACTCAACAGAAGAAAGAAACAGTACAGTTCGGAAACGGAGTCGACAGCCTCATCCAGCAGGTCATCCTCCAGTAAAAATCCGACATCTTCATACTACGACAGCAATGAAGACGACTGCTATGGAGTTCTTCCACCGGTAAAAATCAAAAGTAAAACAGGCAAAAGAAGAGATAAACAGAAagcaaaagtaaaaaaggaaaagaaagaaaagctaAAGAAGAAAGGCAAGAAAAAGGACACCTCATCTTCGTCCTCATCTTCGTCCTCATCAGCAGAGTCAGAGTCAAGACAGAAATAGTAAAAGACGTGGCAGACAAACTATTCATCAACAGTAAAAAAGAGCAGAAGTGACAGACAAACTATTCATCTACAGTAAAAAGAAGCAAACAGATTACTATTCATGAACAGTAAAAGACGCGTGAAGAAACAGTAAACCCGTGAAGAAATAGTTcaaattttttctataaaagggagcctctccccttgtgaaggcacacATCTGGATATAACTCCTCTCTCTGTATTTTCTCTATCTTCACACTTCCTCCGTAAATCATTCCTCTTCCACTTATTTCTTTACATTTCTCAGAAATTCTGTAAAAGGTTTCAAGTTTTGTATAAAGTAAGttattttagtaaaatatttatttttatttatataaattgaagACCATGTTGGCGGCACCTTTCTCTTCTCCCTCCACAATCTGACTTAACTCTGGGGATCCCAACTGCAGGAACCTTAGCCTTAAAACTCGACTAATAAATGGTTTTAATTTGTTGTTTAAATATGCTCTGTGTTGCAGTTTAGtctgatcttccacatcagaaagACTGTATgttgtatttatttataaattatataggcCAATGACTCTGAGAGGCCAGAAATATAACTCTCATTAATGCCAATGACATTCTAAGGCCAGAGTTATATTTTCCATCTTATGTGTTATATTTAtttctcattttaaatatattttcttaatgatTGCCTGAATAATTCTCTGAATCTCTATGTTTGCATGATGATCCTTGTTATTTGTATAAAGTCAAGTTTGGTATTTAAGAGATTTTACCaagaaactaaagaaaaattaaaaagggcAAATCGGACTAATCTAAATATTTTAGGAAAATCAGAGACATTAATAGTAGATCatgatttagaaataaaaactgtttttttattatctcaGCAGATAAATCACATGGTAATATTAGGAATCCCGTTTATAAATCTAATAATACTTATTAAaacgaaaaataaaaagattaagatagattttataaaaaagtctaaaataaaaaatttaaatttaataaaattatattccattagaacaataaaaataaatttaataataaaatttagaacagaaattttaaaagatttaaaaaataatgtggATTTAATTGGGCTTAAATATCAATTAggaagtaaaattataaaaaatagaatagaaaaattaaatctgaATCTGAATGATGCTGTTGACGATGCGGATCTTTTGCTTGTGGATGACGATATTGTTGCTCCCCCAATTTCTTCTGTTTCTTTTCGTCTTTGTGTCCTCGAGTGCTTGTTAACTGatcaatcaataaattttctggCTATTAGATCTATGATGGCATCTTTATGGCATCCTGTTAAGGGGGTTTGTATCAAAGAATTACAGCCATTATGATATGTTATTCAGTTTTTTCATCCGGTTAATATGGCAAGGGTGCTAAAAGGACGGCCTTGGGCGTTTGAACAACATCTTCTCTTAAAGAATTAGTGTCTGGTGACCAGCCTTTAATGTTGAACTTAACTGAAGTGGATATCTGGGTACAAATCTATGATCTCCCCATAGGTTTTATGTCTGACAAGGTTGCTCAAGCTGTTGGTAATTTTTTAGGTACTCTTGTTGAGGTAGATGTGGATAATTTCAGCTGGGTTTTTCGATCCTATATGCGAATTCGTGTAAAGTTGAATGTTCATCAGCAGCTCAAACAGTTTCAATAGGGTTTGTGGTTGCATACTAGTATCAGGCGTTCATCTCAGGCTGGTGAAAATGTTTACATACAGAATCAGGTATGGCTATCTTTCCAGGTAAGGATGGTGCTTCGTTAGATGGAGGATGGTGTTGCGGTTACTGATGGAGGAGCAGTTAACCAAAGAACAGTTACGTTGCATGGTCGTAATTCTCGCAGGGGTAAGGAAGTTGAATTAAAAGACTTAGCCCATACCAAGAAGCTAAAGATTATTTTTCTGATTGAAACTCTAGTTCAATGTTCGCACCTTGGAAGTCATTCTCCAGCAATTGGGTTTTTCAGGGTTGtttgttgttaatccctttggtcATTCTGGGGGTCTTGCGTTGTTATGGAAGGATGCTGATATGGTTAATTTGCGAAGCTATTCTGCCCATCATGTAGATGTCAATGTTTCAATTTCTAGGTGCCCAGATTTTCGGTTGACTGCTTCTTACAGCTTTTCAATCGTAGTCAAAGGCGGCAGTCTTGGGATCTTCTTCGATCTTTGGCTAAAGACTCATCGCTGCCTTAGTGTGTATATGGCGGTTTCAATGATCTGTTGTCTTCTTTGGAGAAAAGAGGGGGCCTCTATTATCCTCAATGGCTATTGGATGGTTTTCGACATGCTCTGGTGGACTGTCAATTGGTGGGTATGGGTTTAAATGGGTGTGGTTTTACATGGGAAAGAAGACGCGGTACTGATCGTTTTACTCAGGAACGGCTGGATAGGGTTGTTTGTAATGGAAGTTGGAGAAGTTGTTTCCCATCTGCTTTGTTGAGTCATTTATCTGTGGTAACATGAGATCACTGTACTCTTCTTCTGAATCTCAATTCTTCTGGGAATTATGGGGTTAAACGATATATACATCAATTTGAGAATGTGTGGTTGAAAGAGCAGGATTGTCGAAATGTAATTATGACAAGCTGGAATCGTACTGCTCTATTAGAGTTTTCCACAAGATTGAGATTGTGTTGCGATGAACTGTGGGAGTGGGGTGCCAAGTTCCGTCGACGTTTCTCACGTCGAAAACAGATTTTCCGTGTGCGGATGAATCAATATCGGGGAAGTGTAACTACTATGGGGCAAACTCTATTCTCTTCAGCTTGTCGTGAATATGGATTGCTGCCTGATATGGAACATTCATATTGGAAGCAACGAGCTAAACAACGCTGGTTGCAGGAGGGAGATATGAATTCTCTTTTCTCCATCAGGTTGCTAATGCCAGACGTGCTAAAAACTCATCTAAGCATCTTAAGTCTGATATGGGTATCTGTTTAGATTGGAAAAGTCGATTAGAGCTTTAATAGTGTCCTATTTTACGGAATTATTTACATCATCGATGAGGGATGCTTATGAGGTTCTAGGTTGTGTGGAGCGTCGAGACTCTGATGAGCAGAATATGTTCCTGTCTAGACCATAATGTGCGGATGTAGTGAAGGCTATTGTGTTCTCTATGCAACGAGATAAATCACCTGATCCTGATGGATTAACGTCGGACTTTTATCAAAACTATTGGGATATTATTGCTCGGGCTTTTATCAAAACTATTGGGATATTATTGGCTCAGACGTAAATGCTTCTATTTTGTACTGCTCGAATGAAGATTGTCGACAAccggataataataatacttcTGTAGTTCTTgtcccaaaaaagaaaaatcagtaATTTGTTTGTGATCCTCGACCTATCTCTCTTTTGTAATGTAATTGATAAGATTTTTGCTAAGGTCATAGTAAATAGATTAAAAATTGTATTGCCAACTATTGTGTCTATTAATCAAAGTGCTTTTGTCCAGAGTCGACTAATCTTTGATAATGTCCTTATCGCTTTAGAGTTAATTCTGGTGTGCTTCATGGTATTGCAGTGGCTAGACAGGCTCCACAGGTCTCACATCGATTTTTTGCTGATGACAGTTATTTTTTCTATCGTGCTTCAAAATCTGAGATTTTAGCTACTAAGGATTGTTTGGCTTTGTATGAGGTTGCATCCAGGCAGAAGATAAATTTTCAGAAATCAACTGCTTTATTTACTCGGAATATCAGTCATGCTGCACAGGTGCATTTTAGTGACATGTTGCATGTCCCGCTTGTTGCTGTGACTAATGTTAGGTCTTATCTTGGTTTGCCATCTCTCATCGGGAAGAAGAAAAATGAGATTTTTCGTTTTGAGATTGATAGAGTTTGGCGACGGATGCAGGGTGGCAAAGACATTACCTTTCTCAAGCTGGAAAGCAAATTTTATTGAAGTCTGTTGCTCAAGCTATGTCAATCTTTTTATTGTCTAGAGAGCTTTGTGGTCAGTTAGAGCAGATGATGAATCAATTTTGATGGTGTACTGCACATGGCCATCGAGGAATTAGGTGGTAGAGTTGGGATAAGTTGTGCCTGATGAAGAAGTAGGTGGGTTGGGTTTTCGTCGGGTGCATGAGTTCAATTTAGCTTTACTTGCTAAACAAGGTTGGAGATTATTAACTGATCCATCGAGTCTTATGTGTCAAATTTTAAAGGCCAAATATTTTCCGACCTCAACATTTTTGGAGGCTGAGCCAGGTTCCATTGCCGGTTTTACATGGAGGAGTATTTGGGAATCAAAGTCTCTCCTCAGACTCTCTACTTGTCGTATTGGTGATGGCACTTCCATTACTGTGCCTGGCTTCCTAATGTTAATGATCCATATATTTCTTTTTCGTCACCTATTGAGAGGGAGGATACGCGTGTTTGTGATCTGTTTATTCCTAGAACAAGAATATAGAATATGGAGTTGCTGCATATTATTTTTCTGGATCATGATATTCAAATTATTCGCAGTATTCCTCTTGCTTATACGAGTTTACACGATTATTGGATGCGGTGTGATCACATAATGGCATTTATAGTGTTAAAAGTGGCTATGAGACGTTGACCAATTGCTTATACGAGTTTACAAGATTATTGGATGTGGTGAGATCAAAATATGGCATTTATAGTATTAAAAGTGGCTACAAGACGTTGACATCATCTCAGTATTCTTCTGGTACCATCATAATGAAAGCTGCTTTATGGAAACGACTATCGAAACTTTAGGTACCCAGTATGGTTTTGGAGTTTATTTGGCGCTTTAGTCATGATATTTTCCCTGTACGAAATAATTTATGTTTGCATCATATGGATATACTCCCTGAATGTCCAGTTAAGAAGTGTGCAAAATTATACGCCAACGTACAGATGGATTCAAAGCTTTATTGGTAGAGATTTAGCTACTATAAGCGTTGCTGGGCTTTGAGAGTAGCAGTGATGAGAGTAGCTACCACACACGAAGAAGATAGAGAGATGGAGAAAACACAAAATCCTTTtcatttaatagaaaataaaatgaagcACACCTTTAAGAATAGTTATACAACAGCTGCCAACTTGCAATGAATGGAATGGTAATATTACACACCATTCCAGGGCAATATAAGCcgtaaaagaaacaaaaatatacaaattttttgaaattcaagGTTCCCCCCACTCGCTCTATCCCACTTTAAATGTCGTGTTGTTATTTCCttgccttttattttttttcgtgGTTCTTTCTACTCTACAGTTATTTCTAATATCGTGGTAAGTCTGGGTTTTCTGTATCTTCTGAGAAGCAAAGATGAACATACGACACTCACAGATGAGAGAGCCATGCAAGCACCAGCTACCCAAGGTGGCAACTGGATCCCTAGTGAAGGATAGAAAACTCCAGCAGCAACTGGTATTGCTACGACATTGTATGCCATAGCAAAAATGTAATTCCATCGGATGCGAGAGAGTGTTTTCCGCGAGAGATCAATGGCTGTGATTACATCTTCCAAGTTATTCCTCATCAAGACATAGTCTGCAGCTTCTATAGCTATGTCTGTTCCGGCCCCAATTGCCATCCCAACATCAGCAGCAGCCAAAGCAGGAGAGTCATTGATACCATCACCCACCATTGCAACTACACTTCCGTCCTTCTGAAACAAGCCGATGACTTCGGCTTTACCCGCTGGCAATACTTCAGCCCTCACATCTTGAATGCCCACCTGCTCAGCAACAAATATGTTCTAGTTTCCTTCAGTAAACCATTGAAACAATACCAGAAGGACCATGAATTATTACACTAAATCAAAAAATTGAATCCCAGTGAAAAATTATTCAGAACTTCTTCACAAAACAAAAAATTCAGGAAAGCATGCTTTCAGGTAGTGATACCCAACAAGGAGCACACAAAAACAACTCTTAGTACAAATTCAGAATGTATGTTATGGATGCCATGACAACAGCAGAAAGCAAAACCAGCAGCGGATAACTTTAGTTCCCAAAAAAGAGGCCCATTTATCGCTACTTTGCCTGGTTCCAGCAAAAAGAATGAGAAACCATCAATGCTTTAATGTGATTTAATAAATACAGCAGCATCAActacaaaattacaaaaataactgTGGAACCATAATCCAAAAATTTTACTTTGTATCAAGGtgatagaaaaaataattgaCAAATTGTGGTCGCAATTGCACTAGTGTAACAGAAATGGTATCAACAGGAAATAAGAGAGTTATCCAGTCCAATTCTTCCTTTAAATGTGCACGTGCATTTCAAATAGTGCCCAATGGACCAAAGTGTTATAAAAGTGTACACAAACCTCTTGGGCAACAGCACGAGCTGTTCTCCAATTATCTCCTGTTACCATGACTGGTTTGACACCCATTTTTTGAAGACCCTCTATGACTACAGCAGCTTCCCTCTTTAATGGGTCTGCAACCCCCAAGACACCAATCAAGCTGTCATCAAATGCAACAAGTATGCCTGTCCTTGCACTGTCTTCAAGTTCAACTACAAAATTTTCTACATGTGTCGGAATGGTGATTTCATTTTCAGTCATCAGTCTCCGATTGCCAACCTATTCAAGACAGTGCCTCCCATAAGTAGCCTAACAGTAACAGTGATTAAACAAAATTCTAAAGCTTCAAACATTTCAAAGATCATCTAAAAAAACATTTCAAGAAGTTGTAGTCAACATCCCAGTAAGCTCACCAAGACTTGCTTTCCATCAATAAAGCACTTGACACCTCTTCCTGGAAGAGCAGTGAATTCTGAGACATCAAGAAGCCATCCAGAGGTAACAGACTCTTTGCTGTTGTTTTTGCCATCTTCGGTTGCAGAAGGTTCATCGAAGAAATGGAAATGCCGTGCATATTCCACTATTGCTTTTGCCAATGGATGCTCACTGCTAGTCTACACCATGTACATAAAAAGGGTGACATTGGTCATTAGAATTCTACTTTCGGCAGAACAGTAAATGAGGTAACCCTTCAAGTAAACAAGTACTCCCAATTATTCACACCAAGTCACAGCAATATATCACAACAGCTTTAGTCTCTATTTTCTGTAGCAAAAAAAATCTCAAGCCTCCTTTGCAGCATCTTGTATTCTTTATTTATGAAACCATATATATTGAATAGCATGGAAACTGATGGGCACCCTCAGCCATCaccgggaaaaaaaaaagaaacataaTAATAAAGAACTCTGGTTGGGGATACGCATGCATCATGCAGTTGATGAACAGTTGAACATGGAAATGCACAGACAGATATTAGTTGGTACTGAAAGAATCACCTCCGCAGATGCCACCCATCTGAGGAATTCTCCGCGATTCATTCCATTGAAAACCTTTGCTGTGGTAACAGTGGCTTTCCCCTGGGTCAGAGTGCCTGTTTTGTCAAATATGACATACTTGATCTTCTGAGCCCTTTCCAAAGCATCTCCTCCTTTTATCAGCACACCATTGTTAGCCCCAACCCCAGTTGCAACCATGACAGCAGTTGGTGTTGCCAAGCCAAGAGCACATGGACAAGCAATTACCACCACTGAAATTGAAAACATAAGGGCAAAAACAAAGTAATTGCCATTTTCTGGTAGCCAAACATCAGGATAAGCACCTATAGTTCCACCAACATACCTACAAGTCATCACGAAAAACAGTTACCCATAGAGAAGATATAGAAACTTAACACCACAAATTTAGCAGCTATAAGAAATAATTACAACAAAGAAGCCATTGTGACCTTACCAACCCAGAAATGTCAACAAAGACATAGCAACAACTATAGGAACAAAAATGCTTGCCACCTGCAAGGGACACGAAGCAAGGGATGAGAAAGGATCTAAGTACCTAAGAATGGGAACATGTAAGCAAGACAAACATGACAGTTTTAAGCAGATTTGCATTTCCTCATTCCAAAAATCCACAACAGGTGGCATTAATAAGAATAGTAACATGGCAGAACTTAAGAACCCTATGTATCAAGCAAAGAAGCATTAAGATGGCAAATACTACAAATTTCACTAAATGCAACAGATATATCTACCACGATGATGTTTTTTTTTACAAAGATACTGTTCAATGTTTTGATAGtccataaaaaattatttaaattagtgTGATTTTGCATGCAACAGAAACTGCATCTGCCCAGGCCCCAACCCCCAACCCCACCCccctttaaaaaaaagaaaaagaaaaggcagAGGGATGCAATACATAATGACACTTACAAAATCTGCAAATTTTTGAATTGGAGCTTTGGACATTTGGGCGGTCTCAACTAAACTAATGATCTGGTTCAAAACTGCATCAGATCCTACTTTGGTAGCTTGTATTTGAAGAGCACCATGCAAATTTATTGTACCTCCAATAACCAATGAATTAGCCTCCTTCAAAACAGGTGCCGATTCACCAGTTACCATACTTTCATTAACATAACTTGAACCCCATACAACCACACCATCTGCAGGAACTTTGGTACCAGGAAGAACTTTTAATACATCACCAGGCTGAATTAGTAAGGCATCTATTTCCCTTTCTGTAATGCACCTTCCACCTATAAAATCAACAAAAATACAACCATTCAATTCTTCAACAGCATTTTTCCTCTTGCCTTTGCTTAGATCCTAATTAGGATTGATAAAAAGCACCAAACATTGGAAAACTCTTCATTGTTTCATGAGAAATTTGGGATTAATCTAAACTACACCTTAAAAAGAAACGAGCAGAAAAATACCTTTGTCTTTGACAACCAGCAGCGCCGTTGCCGGTGCAAGTTCTACTAACTTCTTTATGGCATCTGATGTTTTTCCCTTCGCAAGAGACTCTAAATACTTCCCCAATAGTACAAATGTTATCAGCATAGAACTTGTTTCAAAGTATGTTGGAGACCAGAATCCAGTTGCTGCACCATATAGCAGTGCACAAACCGAGTAGAAGTATGAGGCTGAAGTCCCTAGTGCAACTAAAACATCCATGTTTGTTGAACCATTTTTAAGGGCTCTACCAGCTGCTACATAAAAGCGCTTCCCAATTACAAATTGAACCACGCTCACTAATGCCCATTTTAACCAATCACCCATAAGGAAGGGTCCACATCTCCAGAGAATCAAAGAATATAAAAGCGGGATGTGAGGGCATATAACTCGTATGAAAAAAACAGGAATCTGGAAGAAAATTATCAAATGCCAATAATTAATACAGTAATAAAGATCAATAAATAAACTAATGGTAATTTATGTGCATTTCTTGCAAGGTGAAAAGAATAACATGTAGGTTTCTTACAGTGAATCTCTGATATCCCTAAGCAGAGGCCAACAGAAGGCATGCCTCTTAAAGAAGAATTTCAATGACATTTTTTAAGGAGactataaatagaaaaaaaaaacagaggtAATATTATAAAACACAAAATAAGCACAAGAATGTAGAAAGTTTTTTGCATTCTAAATACATTATTAAGAAGGATTTTTGTTTAACCAGGCAAGGATATGAATGTTAGAAGAAACAAACAATTGATACAATGCAATAAGCGAACTGCCAAggaacaaaaaattaaaagtaatatacaaaaataataaagaggAGAGGATTAACAAGACGATTTCAAAACTTTATGCAAGTCATGAAAGTACTCACACTGAGAAACAGGCTGGAAATGAACAGCCGAAACATAGTGGAGGTTTCTTCAACATCTTTAGAAGCCATCCTTGCATAGGGGTTCATAACATGTAATTTAAACTTCATACCGCTTCCTCcttcaatcccatcaactaatgATCTAGAACCAACAACTTCAGGATCATAGTGAACTTCTAGTTCACTGGACATCCTGTTGTAACGAAATTGCCTTACCCCTTTTAAGGTGCTAAGTACTCCTTCTAAAAGCTGCACATCCATCTCAGTGAAAATCCCAGAAACTCCTAATGAGATTTTGTCCTGCTGATTACTCTGTACAAGTGCACCTTCAAAACCAGCATCTTCAATTGCATTCACTATATCATCTTTACTAATCACAGTAGGATCATACTCAACTTCCCCTAAAGAAGTAGCCAAGGCCACTACTGCCCTTTTCACACCAGGAAGATTTCTTAAAATACCTTCAACTGAGTTCACACAGGCCGCACAGGTCATACCCCCAATTGTAAACTGCCCCAAAAGAGTTCCACTTGGCTTTGTTTTGGTTGTACTGggttcagctagaatctctgcTTCAAAGCCAGCATCCTCGATTGCGTTCTTAATGTCATCATCCTGAATTAacacatatttattaaatatcaatGCATGTATAAAAGAAGTATCAAAGGCATGCAATTTCATCCATGCAATTTATTAATTCTGGCATATGCAAACAAGCAAATAAATCTAATACAATTGTATAAATCATTCAGAAAACCTTTGATCTAGCTAACTTCCATATCACAATTCTccaaaaatgcattaaaatgtCCTTTAGAAATAACTAGAAGAAGCAAATTGCTTTATGGAAATTTCAAATGCATATATGCACTTGGTTTGGTAAGGCACCTTCTCTAATCAAATTTAACGTAAGCAGTATAATCAACACGTGCAGATCCATATCCAGAGAAAggtgcaaaagaaaaaaaaaagaataaaagaagaagaagaagaagaagttggtTCAAACAATTTCTAGGGGAGCTGAGGATTGCATTTCACCGAACAAGATAGACACAGGAGAAGCTGCAGGCCCAGCCCATCTGGCTGAAAATGTAATTGGGAATGATAACCTAAAGTTTCAAAAGAAATCTACAGAATTCTTAACTAAACATCCATTTTCAATAGAGATGCCAATGCAAGTCTTTTGCATTATCTGAAAAACGCATCCAATCACATTTTCTTTACCACTACAACAAATGGACTCCAACATATCcattatcaaatttatttttttaaaaaaaattgatttaaaacaAATGAACCGCAAACACCATCCAAACATAAATAATGgccaaaatataatttaaaatcaaaagaaGGCTTCCAGTTCTGTTTTCAAAATAAGAATCAGTTACAACCCATTACCATAAAAAGATATTGTAAGAATTCTCCATCTCAGGCTCCATGTGGGGCTGTGTTAGGGAAGCCAAAAAGTGCTTTTTGGAAAAGCACCATTACCATTTTAGATGCCTTTGAAAAAAGTTATTCTAGCGTTCTCAGTACTAAAAACATATCAATATTAACTTTAGATGAATTGTTAATACCATTATAGGTGCTTTTCTCCATACAGCTCTAACTGCAATGTCGATCACATCCTAAGAATGTCCCAGTGTTGAAAACACACACTATGATCACAAACACAAATAAAAATTCACAATAACCCATAATCaaagaaaatttataaatatgtgCCTTTTTTTTAGTGCTTTGCACTTGCATAAGGTCGGTTTTATCCTATATTGGTAACTAAGATAGACCGAACTCATTAATTGAGAGCTGCCCAGAACACCAAATAAACTCATTAC
The genomic region above belongs to Manihot esculenta cultivar AM560-2 chromosome 3, M.esculenta_v8, whole genome shotgun sequence and contains:
- the LOC122723273 gene encoding ADP-ribosylation factor-like protein 6-interacting protein 4, yielding MICQQMFNHLTSGESVKKEEIKQTSNKESSKKSSSKKVSKKALNRRKKQYSSETESTASSSRSSSSKNPTSSYYDSNEDDCYGVLPPVKIKSKTGKRRDKQKAKVKKEKKEKLKKKGKKKDTSSSSSSSSSSAESESRQK
- the LOC110610472 gene encoding copper-transporting ATPase RAN1, which codes for MLPSIRDLQLTQVAGSRKSRPAIVAEAEGGDLEGIRLLDSYESPDDLHRIMIDGEGESEGEEGMKRIQVRITGMTCAACSNSVESALKSVSGVLRASVALLQNKADVVFDPALVKDDDIKNAIEDAGFEAEILAEPSTTKTKPSGTLLGQFTIGGMTCAACVNSVEGILRNLPGVKRAVVALATSLGEVEYDPTVISKDDIVNAIEDAGFEGALVQSNQQDKISLGVSGIFTEMDVQLLEGVLSTLKGVRQFRYNRMSSELEVHYDPEVVGSRSLVDGIEGGSGMKFKLHVMNPYARMASKDVEETSTMFRLFISSLFLSIPVFFIRVICPHIPLLYSLILWRCGPFLMGDWLKWALVSVVQFVIGKRFYVAAGRALKNGSTNMDVLVALGTSASYFYSVCALLYGAATGFWSPTYFETSSMLITFVLLGKYLESLAKGKTSDAIKKLVELAPATALLVVKDKGGRCITEREIDALLIQPGDVLKVLPGTKVPADGVVVWGSSYVNESMVTGESAPVLKEANSLVIGGTINLHGALQIQATKVGSDAVLNQIISLVETAQMSKAPIQKFADFVASIFVPIVVAMSLLTFLGWYVGGTIGAYPDVWLPENGNYFVFALMFSISVVVIACPCALGLATPTAVMVATGVGANNGVLIKGGDALERAQKIKYVIFDKTGTLTQGKATVTTAKVFNGMNRGEFLRWVASAETSSEHPLAKAIVEYARHFHFFDEPSATEDGKNNSKESVTSGWLLDVSEFTALPGRGVKCFIDGKQVLVGNRRLMTENEITIPTHVENFVVELEDSARTGILVAFDDSLIGVLGVADPLKREAAVVIEGLQKMGVKPVMVTGDNWRTARAVAQEVGIQDVRAEVLPAGKAEVIGLFQKDGSVVAMVGDGINDSPALAAADVGMAIGAGTDIAIEAADYVLMRNNLEDVITAIDLSRKTLSRIRWNYIFAMAYNVVAIPVAAGVFYPSLGIQLPPWVAGACMALSSVSVVCSSLLLRRYRKPRLTTILEITVE